Proteins encoded by one window of Salicibibacter halophilus:
- the murB gene encoding UDP-N-acetylmuramate dehydrogenase codes for MKVKVEEQVPLTSLNTWRVGGTALFMMTPQNINEVIEAKAFSDRNNCPYFILGRGSNVLFNDEDYLGVIVNLSRALTNYEINYEEGYIYAEAGAPLPKLSIDLSRENIDGFDFFAGIPGTIGGAIAMNAGCIGSEMKDVLLSVIYIDENNSIVEDKVDELGMHFRKSDFQINNKRIIIGCRLKLTYGLNKKETFTKAKKAIGIRKEKFPLQVATAGSTFKSPPGGPYPGQLVEQVGLKGIQIGQAKISDEHGNWIINKGGASSKDINELMQLMYDEVKQKLGVAMEPEVIIL; via the coding sequence ATGAAAGTAAAAGTTGAAGAGCAAGTCCCTCTTACTTCTTTGAATACATGGAGAGTTGGCGGCACTGCACTCTTTATGATGACACCCCAAAATATAAATGAAGTTATCGAGGCCAAAGCTTTTAGTGATCGCAATAACTGTCCATATTTTATTTTAGGACGTGGCTCCAATGTTCTTTTCAATGATGAAGATTACCTTGGGGTTATTGTAAATTTGAGTCGTGCCTTAACAAATTATGAAATTAATTATGAAGAAGGTTATATTTACGCTGAAGCGGGTGCGCCTTTGCCTAAGCTATCTATCGATTTATCAAGAGAAAATATAGATGGATTTGATTTCTTTGCTGGGATTCCCGGTACAATCGGTGGAGCAATTGCAATGAATGCGGGTTGTATTGGCAGTGAAATGAAGGATGTCCTTCTCTCTGTTATATACATAGACGAAAATAATAGTATTGTAGAAGATAAAGTAGACGAGTTAGGAATGCACTTTCGAAAGAGCGATTTTCAAATAAACAACAAACGCATCATTATCGGTTGTCGACTAAAATTAACATATGGATTGAATAAAAAAGAGACATTTACCAAAGCAAAGAAAGCGATCGGCATTCGTAAAGAGAAATTTCCATTACAAGTCGCAACTGCTGGTAGCACATTTAAAAGTCCTCCGGGCGGACCTTATCCTGGGCAATTAGTAGAGCAAGTTGGATTAAAAGGGATCCAAATTGGTCAAGCGAAAATCAGTGACGAGCATGGGAATTGGATTATAAATAAAGGTGGTGCATCATCAAAAGATATTAATGAGTTGATGCAATTAATGTATGACGAAGTCAAACAGAAATTAGGCGTAGCCATGGAACCTGAAGTTATTATTTTATAA
- a CDS encoding UDP-N-acetylglucosamine 1-carboxyvinyltransferase, translated as MGLLQSNSTKLLLKKHPKATNSYVIKGGKPLKGEVVVQGAKNAALPALVAASLSDETVELKNVPLELNDVNNLLALLREVGVKIEIKDENTLTLNGEGWRSSELDPNIASKIRHSLLLLGGSVTKDCSLYLPLAGGCEIGERKHDLHVLALENMGHDVIESGEGIRVIPDLNDDVDHTEIEFYYPSFGATLNVIFASVLCSGKITTLKNAAKNPEVLDVIHLLEQMGAIFNWKDESTLEIIGVNKLNGTSHQVMSDRIIVSTMIAAIAVTKGNGTIIGGNATVLETEVATWRKAGLIIQQKENGLFVDGNNKIKPVNIETKAYPGFHTDIQPLHAAIMLRANGTSKIKEMILDGRFLYCEELNKLGAKTKIENGDFTCVNGAKGQIAIINESPPLIGVLNLIATDIRGGAAVVLASLAANGISEITNVYQIERGYSDLPELIQTLGGNVQRK; from the coding sequence GTGGGGCTTTTGCAGAGCAATTCTACAAAGTTACTATTAAAAAAACATCCAAAAGCAACAAACTCTTACGTAATTAAAGGCGGGAAACCGCTTAAAGGTGAAGTAGTTGTACAGGGTGCAAAAAACGCAGCACTTCCAGCATTGGTTGCAGCCTCTCTATCAGATGAAACAGTAGAATTAAAAAATGTACCACTAGAACTTAATGACGTAAATAATCTATTAGCTTTATTAAGGGAAGTGGGAGTGAAAATTGAGATTAAGGATGAGAATACGTTAACTCTAAATGGTGAAGGTTGGCGTTCATCGGAATTGGATCCCAACATAGCAAGTAAAATTCGTCATTCTTTGTTGCTGTTGGGAGGAAGTGTCACAAAGGATTGCTCCTTATATTTACCATTAGCTGGAGGGTGCGAAATTGGTGAACGTAAGCATGATCTGCATGTACTAGCATTAGAAAATATGGGCCATGATGTTATTGAAAGTGGAGAGGGAATAAGAGTGATCCCTGATCTTAACGACGACGTAGATCATACTGAAATTGAATTTTATTATCCATCCTTTGGGGCTACATTAAATGTAATATTTGCCAGTGTGCTCTGTAGCGGTAAAATAACAACTTTAAAAAATGCTGCAAAAAACCCTGAAGTTTTAGATGTTATCCATCTTTTGGAACAAATGGGTGCAATCTTTAATTGGAAAGATGAGAGTACTTTAGAAATTATAGGTGTAAACAAATTAAACGGAACCTCCCATCAAGTGATGAGTGACCGAATTATTGTATCAACAATGATAGCAGCTATTGCTGTTACTAAAGGAAATGGAACAATCATCGGTGGTAACGCAACTGTACTAGAAACAGAAGTAGCGACATGGCGAAAAGCAGGATTAATTATACAACAAAAAGAAAATGGCCTGTTCGTGGACGGAAATAATAAAATAAAGCCAGTAAATATAGAAACAAAAGCCTATCCCGGTTTTCATACAGACATTCAGCCACTCCATGCAGCTATTATGCTCCGCGCGAACGGTACAAGTAAAATTAAAGAAATGATATTAGATGGTCGATTTTTATATTGTGAAGAACTAAACAAACTAGGTGCGAAAACAAAAATTGAAAACGGTGATTTCACGTGTGTTAATGGAGCAAAAGGCCAGATTGCAATCATAAATGAGTCCCCCCCACTTATAGGAGTATTAAATTTAATAGCTACTGATATACGAGGGGGCGCAGCTGTTGTTCTAGCATCCCTTGCTGCAAACGGAATAAGTGAAATTACAAATGTTTATCAAATTGAAAGAGGATACAGTGATCTTCCTGAGTTGATCCAAACATTAGGTGGAAATGTACAACGAAAGTAA